From a single Micromonospora carbonacea genomic region:
- a CDS encoding TcmI family type II polyketide cyclase, whose protein sequence is MSRLLIVSRIIPGAEGRVAQIFAESDATELPGLTGVRHRSLYCLHDLCVHLMETADVEADALAAARNHPLYLQVNERLSAHTSPYLPTWRSPRDAIAGCFYSWDATSPVGVTGTAG, encoded by the coding sequence ATGAGTCGTCTACTGATCGTCAGCAGGATCATCCCCGGCGCGGAGGGACGCGTCGCGCAGATCTTCGCCGAGTCCGACGCGACGGAGCTGCCGGGCCTCACCGGCGTGCGGCACCGCTCCCTGTACTGCCTGCACGACCTGTGCGTACACCTGATGGAGACCGCCGACGTCGAGGCCGACGCCCTCGCCGCGGCCCGCAACCATCCGCTCTACCTCCAGGTCAACGAGCGGCTCTCCGCGCACACCTCGCCGTACCTGCCGACCTGGCGCTCGCCGCGCGACGCGATCGCCGGCTGCTTCTACAGCTGGGACGCCACCTCGCCGGTCGGCGTCACCGGCACGGCCGGCTGA
- a CDS encoding AfsR/SARP family transcriptional regulator has translation MTADPPTPTTGDGHAPDVSLRLLGGFQLLHDETPVVVPRGLQRVLALIGLRPGATRSHLAGLLWPEAPEERALSSLRTALWRLRQDPCCPLVTSGDTTRLDPRVRLDVDDLASTAARVRDGDDPGSTGVALTAGRHDLLPGWYDDWVLLERERLRQLRLHMLEQVARNHLAAGRHGEALEAALEAMAAEPLRETPHRLVVRVHLAEGNVFEAVHAFYAYRDLLLRELRLEPSPAMTALLHDTLAPIRQASRPTPPEPRRPGASPQTHPR, from the coding sequence GTGACCGCTGATCCGCCCACGCCGACCACGGGCGACGGCCACGCCCCGGACGTCTCGCTGCGCCTGCTCGGCGGCTTCCAGTTGCTGCACGACGAGACGCCCGTCGTCGTGCCGCGCGGCCTGCAACGGGTCCTCGCGCTCATCGGGCTGCGCCCCGGCGCCACCCGCAGCCACCTCGCCGGCCTGCTCTGGCCCGAGGCGCCGGAGGAACGGGCGCTGTCCTCGCTGCGCACCGCGCTGTGGCGGCTGCGCCAGGACCCGTGCTGCCCCCTGGTCACCAGCGGCGACACCACCCGCCTCGACCCCCGCGTACGGCTCGACGTCGACGACCTGGCCAGCACCGCCGCCCGCGTCCGCGACGGCGACGACCCGGGCAGCACCGGCGTCGCCCTCACCGCCGGCCGGCACGACCTGCTCCCCGGCTGGTACGACGACTGGGTGCTGCTGGAACGCGAACGCCTACGCCAGCTGCGGTTGCACATGCTGGAGCAGGTGGCCCGCAACCACCTCGCGGCGGGACGGCACGGCGAGGCCCTGGAGGCCGCGCTGGAGGCCATGGCGGCCGAACCGCTGCGCGAGACCCCGCACCGGCTGGTGGTGCGCGTCCACCTCGCCGAGGGCAACGTCTTCGAGGCCGTGCACGCCTTCTACGCGTACCGCGACCTGCTCCTGCGGGAACTGCGCCTGGAGCCGTCCCCGGCGATGACCGCCCTGCTGCACGACACGCTCGCGCCCATCCGGCAGGCCAGCCGCCCGACGCCCCCCGAGCCGCGCCGGCCGGGCGCGTCACCGCAAACACACCCACGGTGA
- a CDS encoding TcmI family type II polyketide cyclase → MDRSLIVAKVVPDAEERVAEIFAESDATELPRLAGVRHRSLYRLGDLYVHLLETERPGETAVEGIREHPEFARVSARLRPYVSPYLPTWRSPRDAMARCFYRWDHGGRRP, encoded by the coding sequence ATGGATCGTTCGCTGATCGTCGCCAAGGTGGTCCCCGACGCCGAGGAGCGGGTCGCCGAGATCTTCGCCGAGTCCGACGCCACGGAGCTGCCGCGCCTGGCCGGGGTCCGGCACCGGTCGCTGTACCGGCTGGGTGACCTCTACGTGCACCTGCTGGAGACCGAGCGGCCGGGGGAGACGGCGGTGGAGGGCATCCGGGAGCACCCCGAGTTCGCCCGGGTCAGCGCGCGGCTGCGGCCGTACGTCTCGCCGTACCTGCCGACCTGGCGCTCGCCCCGCGACGCCATGGCGCGCTGCTTCTACCGCTGGGACCACGGCGGGCGGCGGCCGTGA
- a CDS encoding SRPBCC family protein — protein sequence MTVTHGRPLTAEITEILVANCGLDAEAAAREPGASLEDLGMDSLALLELSAVVADRYRVRLPEDATRLSIAEVADLVAGATDPPGHTENSIVIAAPLRLVWDLTNDVAHWPDLFTEYASAQILERDGRTVRFRLTMHPDENGAVWSWVSERTTDWENREVRAHRVETGPFEYMRIHWRYDTEPEGTRMTWVQDFAMHPSAPLDNAGMTERINTNSRVQLAVIKERIERAARAGSATPGGDDE from the coding sequence ATGACCGTCACCCACGGCCGCCCGCTCACCGCCGAGATCACCGAGATCCTGGTGGCGAACTGCGGCCTGGACGCCGAGGCCGCGGCCCGGGAGCCCGGGGCGTCCCTGGAGGACCTCGGCATGGACTCCCTCGCCCTGCTCGAACTGTCGGCGGTGGTCGCCGACCGGTACCGGGTGCGCCTGCCCGAGGACGCCACGCGGCTGAGCATCGCCGAGGTCGCCGACCTGGTCGCCGGGGCGACCGACCCGCCCGGGCACACCGAGAACAGCATCGTCATCGCCGCGCCGCTGCGGCTGGTGTGGGACCTGACCAACGACGTGGCGCACTGGCCGGACCTGTTCACCGAGTACGCCTCGGCGCAGATCCTCGAACGCGACGGCCGCACCGTGCGGTTCCGCCTCACCATGCACCCCGACGAGAACGGCGCCGTGTGGAGCTGGGTGAGCGAACGCACCACCGACTGGGAGAACCGCGAGGTGCGGGCGCACCGGGTGGAGACCGGCCCGTTCGAGTACATGCGCATCCACTGGCGCTACGACACCGAGCCGGAGGGCACCCGGATGACCTGGGTGCAGGACTTCGCGATGCACCCGAGCGCCCCCCTGGACAACGCCGGGATGACCGAGCGGATCAACACCAACAGCCGCGTCCAGCTCGCGGTCATCAAGGAACGGATCGAGCGGGCGGCGCGGGCCGGCTCCGCCACCCCGGGAGGCGACGATGAGTGA
- a CDS encoding cupin domain-containing protein, translated as MSETTAQRTADDPAHRTVAARDVPADRRRGGELRVLLGPRTVGSTSGFMGVAALAPGERIAEHYHPYSEEFLYVARGAITVDLDDRPVPLAAGEALLVPVNVRHRLRNTGAEPAEVVFHLGPLAPRPELGHVDTEPAEQRGAS; from the coding sequence ATGAGTGAGACCACCGCCCAGCGGACGGCCGACGACCCGGCGCACCGGACGGTCGCCGCCCGCGACGTGCCGGCCGACCGGCGGCGCGGCGGCGAGCTGCGGGTGCTGCTCGGGCCGAGGACGGTCGGCAGCACCTCCGGGTTCATGGGGGTCGCCGCCCTCGCCCCGGGCGAGCGCATCGCCGAGCACTACCACCCGTACAGCGAGGAGTTCCTGTACGTGGCGCGGGGGGCGATCACCGTGGACCTGGACGACCGGCCGGTGCCGCTGGCCGCCGGGGAGGCGCTGCTCGTGCCGGTCAACGTGCGGCACCGGCTGCGCAACACCGGCGCGGAGCCGGCCGAGGTGGTGTTCCACCTCGGTCCCCTCGCGCCCCGGCCCGAGCTGGGGCACGTCGACACCGAGCCGGCGGAACAGCGGGGCGCGTCGTGA
- a CDS encoding beta-ketoacyl synthase N-terminal-like domain-containing protein: MTTRAVVTGIGVVAPSGIGAEAHWSTVVSRTRRTGPITLFDPASYPTRVAGQVPDFEALTWADNRRLVQTDRWTHLGFAATRLALADAGLPEHAPDPYGYAVTLASSSGGNLFGQRELQRLWGGPSRTVGAYQSIAWFYAASVGQLSIHHQFKGPCGVLVSESAGGLDSLAHAVRTVRRGTPVVIAGATECPLSPYALACQLRSGLLSAAADPAGAYRPFDVDAAGYVPAEGGAVFVVEELSHALARGARIYGEVTGWGATHDAAHTGPDSAGDPAQYARAMRLALDRAGVTPDDVDVVLPDALGTPRHDRAEADALRAVFGDRPVPVTTAKPLTGRAHQGGSALDVATALLAFAHDTLPASAGPDRPADGCELDFLREARRPASRVALVAARGFDGFNSALVLRGAAARPAPTPRRAAEPGPTQGAAR, from the coding sequence GTGACCACCCGGGCGGTGGTCACCGGGATCGGGGTGGTCGCCCCGAGCGGCATCGGCGCCGAGGCGCACTGGTCCACGGTGGTGTCGCGGACCCGGCGCACCGGGCCGATCACCCTGTTCGACCCGGCGTCCTATCCCACCCGCGTCGCCGGTCAGGTGCCCGACTTCGAGGCGCTGACCTGGGCGGACAACCGTCGGCTGGTGCAGACGGACCGGTGGACGCACCTGGGGTTCGCGGCGACCCGGCTGGCGCTTGCCGACGCCGGGCTGCCCGAGCACGCCCCCGACCCCTACGGCTACGCGGTGACCCTGGCCAGCTCGTCGGGCGGGAACCTGTTCGGGCAGCGGGAGCTGCAACGGCTGTGGGGCGGGCCGTCGCGCACCGTGGGGGCGTACCAGTCGATCGCCTGGTTCTACGCCGCCAGCGTCGGGCAGCTCTCCATCCACCACCAGTTCAAGGGCCCCTGCGGGGTGCTGGTCAGCGAGTCGGCCGGCGGGCTGGACAGCCTCGCCCACGCGGTGCGCACCGTGCGGCGGGGCACCCCCGTGGTGATCGCCGGGGCCACCGAGTGCCCGCTGAGCCCGTACGCGCTGGCCTGCCAGCTGCGGTCCGGGCTGCTCAGTGCCGCCGCCGACCCCGCCGGGGCGTACCGGCCGTTCGACGTCGACGCCGCCGGTTACGTCCCGGCCGAGGGCGGCGCGGTGTTCGTGGTGGAGGAGCTGTCGCACGCCCTGGCCCGGGGGGCCCGCATCTACGGGGAGGTGACCGGCTGGGGGGCGACCCACGACGCGGCGCACACCGGCCCCGACTCCGCCGGGGACCCCGCCCAGTACGCGCGGGCGATGCGGCTGGCCCTGGACCGGGCCGGCGTCACCCCCGACGACGTGGACGTGGTGCTGCCCGACGCGCTGGGCACGCCCCGCCACGACCGGGCCGAGGCCGACGCGCTGCGCGCGGTGTTCGGGGACCGGCCCGTGCCGGTGACCACGGCCAAGCCGCTGACCGGCCGGGCGCACCAAGGCGGGTCGGCGCTGGACGTGGCCACGGCGCTGCTGGCCTTCGCCCACGACACGCTGCCCGCGTCCGCCGGCCCGGACCGGCCGGCCGACGGCTGCGAGCTGGACTTCCTACGGGAGGCCCGCCGGCCCGCGTCCCGGGTGGCGCTGGTGGCCGCCCGGGGGTTCGACGGTTTCAACAGCGCGCTGGTGCTGCGGGGCGCGGCGGCCCGCCCGGCGCCGACGCCCCGCCGGGCGGCCGAGCCCGGCCCGACCCAGGGAGCGGCACGATGA
- a CDS encoding antibiotic biosynthesis monooxygenase family protein, with the protein MIGQRARVVFLVRVPQQRTGDFLRAYEAIRHLVAEGVPGHLVDQVCRSSADPEQWLITSEWVNLAAFEAWERSPEHRDLVRPMRECFTDARSLRFVVHAQTPALA; encoded by the coding sequence ATGATCGGACAGCGGGCGCGGGTGGTCTTCCTGGTCAGGGTGCCGCAGCAGCGCACCGGGGACTTCCTGCGCGCCTACGAGGCGATCCGGCACCTGGTCGCCGAGGGGGTGCCGGGGCACCTGGTGGATCAGGTGTGCCGCTCGTCGGCCGACCCGGAGCAGTGGCTGATCACCAGCGAGTGGGTGAACCTGGCCGCGTTCGAGGCGTGGGAGCGCAGCCCGGAGCACCGGGACCTGGTCAGGCCGATGCGGGAGTGCTTCACCGACGCCCGGTCGCTGCGGTTCGTCGTGCACGCGCAGACGCCGGCCCTGGCCTGA
- a CDS encoding class I adenylate-forming enzyme family protein: MDRSAAASTVDHPGWVDDLLLAGPATEVCLRLPDPVDRGTLRRLVGEAQARLTGAGLRPGGAAALRLPPSLAYVVNLLATWRAGAQAILLDHRLTDHEVQGALARLTPQVVVAPVRSGGAALKIFVDVTEGVTAYSDRPAGSPHAVIQLSSGSTGPSKVIGRSAASLVAEVRRYTRIDGVALPGERIILLPSMVHVLGLVGGLLYGLHAHVTLVPPDRLSGDAVLAAIAADDTPATVLGVPFHIGLLASTRPTGPLPQLKRMTTGGELVPPAVVTAFVDRFGVPLGNMYGMTEVGVIGTDLHGWHRPSIAPAPGITVRESATGELWVSCPDSPYVGLSDPDRWADGWLHTRDAGTVDPGTGLVTVRGRLDSQVSVGGLKVDLTEVEATLAGLPGVAAAVVVHDGDITAYVQPDGPLSEEVLEKLLAERLAAYKRPRVLHLLDRLPRTTTGKLVRSTEALRAAAP, from the coding sequence ATGGATCGTTCGGCAGCAGCATCTACAGTAGACCACCCTGGCTGGGTTGACGACCTTTTGCTGGCCGGCCCGGCGACCGAAGTATGTCTGCGGCTGCCCGACCCGGTGGACCGGGGCACGCTGCGCCGGCTCGTCGGCGAGGCCCAGGCCCGGCTCACCGGCGCCGGGCTGCGTCCCGGCGGGGCCGCCGCGCTGCGCCTGCCGCCCTCGCTGGCGTACGTGGTGAACCTCCTCGCCACCTGGCGCGCCGGGGCCCAGGCGATCCTGCTCGACCACCGGCTCACCGACCACGAGGTGCAGGGCGCGCTCGCCCGGCTCACCCCGCAGGTCGTCGTCGCCCCGGTGCGCAGCGGCGGCGCCGCGCTGAAGATCTTCGTCGACGTCACCGAGGGCGTCACCGCCTACTCGGACCGGCCCGCCGGCAGCCCGCACGCGGTGATCCAGCTCAGCTCCGGCTCCACGGGTCCGTCCAAGGTGATCGGTCGCAGCGCCGCGTCCCTCGTGGCCGAGGTGCGCCGCTACACGCGCATCGACGGCGTGGCCCTGCCCGGCGAGCGGATCATCCTGCTGCCGTCCATGGTGCACGTGCTCGGCCTCGTCGGCGGGCTGCTCTACGGCCTGCACGCCCACGTGACGCTGGTGCCGCCGGACCGGCTCAGCGGCGACGCGGTGCTGGCCGCCATCGCCGCCGACGACACCCCGGCCACCGTGCTCGGCGTGCCGTTCCACATCGGACTGCTGGCCTCCACCCGGCCGACCGGCCCGCTGCCGCAGCTCAAGCGGATGACCACCGGCGGCGAGCTGGTCCCGCCGGCCGTCGTCACCGCGTTCGTCGACCGCTTCGGCGTGCCGCTGGGCAACATGTACGGGATGACCGAGGTCGGCGTCATCGGCACCGACCTGCACGGCTGGCACCGGCCGTCGATCGCCCCCGCCCCCGGGATCACCGTCCGCGAGTCGGCCACCGGCGAGCTGTGGGTGAGCTGTCCGGACTCGCCGTACGTGGGGCTGTCCGACCCGGACCGCTGGGCCGACGGCTGGCTGCACACCCGCGACGCCGGCACCGTCGACCCCGGGACCGGTCTGGTCACCGTGCGCGGCCGGCTCGACTCGCAGGTCTCCGTCGGCGGGCTGAAGGTCGATCTCACCGAGGTCGAGGCCACCCTCGCCGGGCTGCCCGGCGTCGCCGCCGCCGTGGTCGTGCACGACGGCGACATCACCGCGTACGTGCAGCCGGACGGGCCGCTGTCGGAGGAGGTGCTGGAGAAGCTGCTCGCCGAGCGGCTCGCCGCCTACAAGCGGCCCCGCGTCCTGCACCTGCTCGACCGGCTGCCCCGCACCACCACCGGCAAGCTGGTCCGGTCGACCGAGGCGCTGCGGGCGGCCGCGCCGTGA